Below is a window of Plutella xylostella chromosome 15, ilPluXylo3.1, whole genome shotgun sequence DNA.
acatttttatcatAGCAATATGTGTTTGTGCGAGCAAAGAGTGGTGCATGTATTATCTGTCATGTAAggacctattattattattctgatacACGGAcaaaggtatttaaattttccGGTAGAATCTGTAAATTGAACTTTGGTCACACTGCTCAAATCGGAACTTGTGCTTTTTCACGACACGaatttgcaaataaattattgttttctcTTTTGCAATACCAGATCCAAACTCTAAATCAGGATGTCTGAATCTGATTGGGACACAGTAACTATTCTTAGGAAAAGGCCACCAAAGGCATCTGCGCTGAAGACTGAACAGGCTGTGAACGCCGCACGTCGCCAAGGACTCCCAGTTGACACTCAGCAGAAATATGGTGCAGGAACCAATAAACAACACGTTACCACAAAAAACACGGCAAAACTTGATAGGGAAACTGAAGAACTCAAACATGACAAAGTGCCACTCGATTTGGGAAAACTTATTATGCAAGGGCGACAGGCTAAAGGAATGAGTCAGAAAGACTTGGCTACTAAGATATGTGAGAAACCGCAAATCGTCAACGACTACGAGGCAGGTCGAGGTATTCCCAACAATGTGGTCCTTGGGAAAATAGAGAGGGCAATTGGACTGAAACTCCGAGGCAAGGAGCGCGGCCAACCTCTACAGCCTCCCGGAGCTAAGAAATAATGGATTCCCTGGGAGGCGAAGACTCATATCCAATTTGTTTTACTGCATAataggtttttattatttgtccGTTCATTGTTTTGCACATTTTCAATgataatatttagtaaaacaaaaatgtaaacaagCATTTATATTCAGTCTGGAATGTTCTGTGATGTGCTGACCTTCTACAAAACTTATCACCACATGTTTAGTATGTGTATACTTTGAGAATAAACATAGTTAAAATGTGGGCCCTGCttttattactattataacatatatttcacattaaaaaaataagtaggtataggtaatttgTAAGTTTCTTGTTACATTTTAGAATTTTCAAAGGCATCTCCAAAGATCCTTAACTTTTCAAAGTTTAGGATCCGCTCACTCAATGGCTTACAGCTCTTGTAGACTAGTCTTGGTTGTACTCTGTATGGTCCTTATTTGGAAAGGTTGATGActcattaaatttataaatagtgTGATCAAAGATCCCCTGAGCATCCCTGATGTATGCAGTATAGACTAACTAGCATTGTAGCCTCttcatttttaaatgaaataattatatgaatgGGGACTAAGTATAGCATCTTTGGGCACATTAAATACCCgtaaacaaataatatgtGTCGTGGGCGGAAATCAAACCCTGAACTTAGGCGGCTCACATACTTCACCGCCTAACCGGGCAGATTGCGGATATCTCGGATTTACTTTATAAACTGCCATTTTTACCACCAAATTTTTACATACAATGATAATCCGACAACCGCGGCGGTGCGCCGACAAGTGTGTGATCCGCCTTATATGCTCGGCGTTTAGTGTACCGGTGGTGGTCTCAGGCAGTTGGGTCATGTAGGTACGTGGCTAAGCGGGAGCTGGGGAGCCAAGCGCCGCATAGCAGTAGCAGATGTGGTACAATAGGCTATTGGATATTTTGACTCTCTTTTGACTACATTCACCATATAATAAGGACTCATGCTCATATTTCCAGTAAGCCATGGTTCATGGTTTAAGGATTTAAAgagtaaataaaagtaaatttacGCATCGCTAAACAATCTAGGCCAAGGAACATAAGTACTTGATCTAGGCTAGGTGAGCTAGGTCCCCTGACCcgctattattattctgagctatTTCTACAGTCAAATAACGTCACAGAACCATAATATCAACCGCAAAATAATAACGGCCCGTCAAGTCAAAGTGTCAACTGTCAAACCAAAAAAGTACACATTTTTGTGTTTGAGTCGGTGTTTtggttaaaaaattaaattggaATTCAACAATACAAACAGAAACTAAATTATAGATACCTTGGTATAGATcacagaaatttaaataaatagatcaACGATGTCGTTCTCATTTGGTTCTACTGCCAACACGCAAAACAACAGCTTTGGAAGTGCCGCCAAACGTAAGTTACTATGTACTTTAACTTTACTGATTGTTGTTCGATAATTTTATGAGTTTTTAGATAGTTTAGAATTCTTCAGCAATTGTAATAAGTGAATAGAGTGGCACTGTCTTGAAAGTATAGCCAAAAATTCATAACTCTAAAATAATTGTAGTAACAACTTGTGTTGTTACTACAATTACTACATGTTATTACAATGTTATAACCCTCCAGTTACATTTATATGTACAAACCAATTACCAACTGTTATGCCAAATAAAGTTATGATCATAATAGCTTATCTACCGTGTTATTATAAACAGCTAATCTTTAGGTTTTCTGAATTTAGAGTGGTTTGGTTTCAGCAAGCTTCGGGTTTGGCAGTACAAATACGGCCACAACAAGCCAGGCTGGTTTCAGCGGGTTCGGTGCCACCACAGCCTCTACCTCGTCAGGTTTTAGTGGATTTGGTGCAAACACCAGCACAGGTATTTCTTCTTTTGGACtcaaattatttgttttttaccTGCTAAGTTTTTATTCAAACCGTAAATGGTTTTGTCCCAGAACAATAAAAGTACACTTCCGAGTCAAGCAGCTCTGGTGACACTGATACACCAACAGTAACTTTTGTATGAGTGTAGCAATAAAGTATTGTTAGATCTATTTCTTTGTATGCATAAAATTCACATTGTTCTTTCTCCTACTTAACCTCATGCAGGTGTActgatacataaatattttagctataattataactttttaataaataaataatgaaatatttgtacATTAATTTCAGCTGCACCGTTTGGCACCCTGGGTGCTCCGGCGGCCTCGTCGGCACCCTCGCTGTTTGGGGGAGGGGGGTTCGGGACCACTGCAGCTAAGCCTACTACAGGTATTTgtagtttaataaaattttgtattcCTATATCAAGAAAATGTGGTTTAGATGTATATTATCACTTAGAAAtgaatgattttttattatgttattacaCCACTATACCACTTGCTCtgaatgtaatattttttatgaaatttccAAATCTAGGCTATTTCTGATAAATAAGATATATAACACAGTTTTTCCTGCAGGTTTTGGCACCAGTGGTGGATTTGGCACAAGTACCTTCGGTGCTGCAGCACCATTCGGTGGGACATCAACTTTTGGCAGCACTGCACCAGCGTTCGGTGGAACTAACACCCTTGGCGCCAACACACTGGGAGGCAACACACTTGGAGCCAACACCTTTGGTGGGGGATCAACATTTGGTGCAGGATCTGCTTTTGGGTCATCATTCGGTGCCAAGCCAGCGGCCACAGGTTTCGGTGGATTTGGCACAGGTCTTGGCACTACTAACACTTTTGGCCAACAACCTCAGGTAAGAAGAGAAGACATTGTATTTCGTGAAtagtatataaaattatgcacgcaaaaataaataaataaataaataaaataataaattcaaataggTACGGAACTTTGTTTCACAACAAGccaatgcaataaaaaaaacagcacAATATTATCTCCATATAACACAGATTCGCCCAGGCCATCCTCAGGCTAAGATTTTCAAAACTCCGTTACTATttcttatcatcatcatcagccaataatcatccactgctggacataggcctctcccaaggagcgccacaacactcggtcctcagccttcctcatccaaccaccacccgcctaaggtcgtcagtctactatttcttaaaacaacaatatattttctatgacATTTTTAATCTCACATTGGTTCCATAATCTGGTTTATTGGAGAAATCAGGCGTTTAGAGTTGCTTGTCCAGTGACAAGTACCCTTCAAtcagtaacaataaataaacccCTACATCACCCCCCAgcaacagcagcagcagcagcaggcgGGCCCGGCGTCGGCGCACGAGGCGCTGGTGGCCGCCGTGTTCAACTGCAGCGTGTTCGGCGACGAGCGCGACCAGACGCTCGCCAAGTGGAACCTCATACAGGCGCAGTGGGGCACCGGTTAGTGCAGATTTAATAagcttttgttttgatttagTTCATTAAAAATGTATGACAAAGCTATATATAATATGGCAATTTTGTAAGCATTTTTTTTCTCAGGTGTTAACCATGCTCATGGCCCCTGAATTCACTGTGGGGCTTTATTTCATCTAGTGTGTCAGTGGCAAACACAAGAATGTGCCTAGGGTTGGTCTCCGTGGTAAAGGATTAGTCATTCAAAATAGCGTCTGACGCATCTAAAGTACACTTGATACTTCACTCGGCGATGCTCCTATCGTAACCGTATACCCGCTCTGAAAGCTACCACAACCGAGCTTGTAAGCATACCCTTATTAATGAACACTGTGTTCTCCAGGCAAAGCATACTACAGCCAGACAGCGCCACCGCTAGAACTGACGGAACAGAACCCCCTGTGCCGCTTCAAGGCGGTCGGCTACACCAAGCTGGGCGCGCGCGGGGAGAAGGACGGCCACGTCGCGCTGGTGTTCAACCAGCCCGAGCAGAGCATCAAGTTAGTTATCACTTTTATTACGATACGGAGAGATTTGAGTTCTCATCAGTCATTTGTTTCCTGATATTGTTTGGTAGAGGCACGGTTTGTAAGAATAGATTGAGGAGTATAAAACCTTACTCTATAAATGCGGATGGCACAGCAGCTAGAGAGTGCCCTAGGTGGGGCAGGTATACCGCTGGCGCTGACGGAGCAGAGCCCGCTGTGCCGCTTCAAGGCGGTCGGCTACACCAAGCTGGGCGCGCGCGGGGAGAAGGACGGCCACGTCGCACTCGTGTTCAACCAGCCCGAGCAGAGCATCAAGTTAGTCATTACAATGATTGGTACCTAGTTTACAACCTGCAAGCATTAACATAAGACTCTACTGCTTGTTGTGCTATAGGCCATGTCTCAATAAATTTTGCTGCTGAATAATCTAGCGGTGCCTCTTTCATGGATGTTTATGTTTTCAtctgtcatttgtttcatCATAGTGACCACTAGAGGCGCTGgtttgtatataaaaataaattaagtatcaaaacatatacctactagCGATGCGGATGTCACAGTGGCTAGAGACTTATTTACTAGTGCCGGAGGtgccgggttcgatccccggccggggcaggTAGTCCGCTGGCGCTGACGCAGCAGAACCCGCTGTGTCGCTTCAAGGCGGTCGGCTACACCAAGCTGGGCGCGCGCGGGGAGAAGGACGGCCACGTCGCGCTCGTGTTCAACCAGCCCGAGCAGAGTATCAAGTTAGTtatcacaataattatatgatTGGTACCTAGCTAGTTTCCCTGCAAGCATTAACTTAAGGATCTACTGGTTATTGTCCTATAGCTATCTCAATAAATTATGCTCCTGAACGCTCTAGCGGTACCTACTAGCTGCTTTTATATTTCTGTGACCGCTAGAGACGCTGGTTTGCATGTAAGAATAAATTGAGTATAAAAACTTACTCAAGAAATGCGGATTGCACAGTGGCTCTGTGGCTAGAGACTTATTCACTATACCTCATTCCACgagaaagacatctgacagaacccttattacattcgaataagggtagtttttgtttgaatcagatgtctttccctgTGGTATGGGATATAGCCTCAGATACTGCTGGAGCAGAACCTGTGAGTTCGATTCCTCCGATGATTGGTACTAACTGCATCCAAGTAGTTTACAAACTGCATCAGTTAACTTGAGACTCCACTGTTTATTGTGCTATAGCCCATGTCTTTTTTATACAAAGTTAtgaatgattatttaaattatatatttttttccagaaCTAACCAACAGCAGCTGACGACGTCGCTGTCCAGCCTGCTCGGCAACAAGCCCAACCTCGTCGTCAATGTAGAGTCGGTTAAGGCTATGTCCGACTCCAAAACTCAGGTATGGAtgcaaatacctacataatacgaATAGATGATAAGATTTATAAGATGCatttccaaaaaaaattgtaagcCTCTTACATAATGTGCAATGTATTATCTTCTATGTACTGACTCAGCAAtaatgtacagtttatatCTAGCGGGACTCGTGTTATGTTCGTTCGTCCTTTCGTTTCTTAAAGCTAAAGTGATTCTGCCTGCCCCTCAACAACATCAGCCAGAATAATAGTATACTCCCTTTTGTATGTCATACAAGAAATGCAGTTTCagtattgaaattgcaatacTCACAGGTGGTAATCTACGTGGTGGACAACAACGCCGGTGGCACTCACGTGTCGTCCACGGAACTAGCCAACTTCCtgagcggcggcgcgcgcgcggcgctgGCGGGCGCGGGCTGCGCGTCCGTCACCGCCGTCACCAGACCCACGCCGCAGATGCTGGCGCAGTACCTGCAGACCCCGCCGCATGGTGAgattattaaaaacaataacattcGTTATATAGATAGCCAATAATcgcccactgctggacatagttCTCTCCATAGGAGCACTAAAAATACCATACTCTCTTCTCGGTCTTCTAAACCTAAAGTATCCAAATCATTAATGTGATTTGCATTGTTATTCTTTGCAGGTATCGACATGCGTCTCTGGAAGCAGGCGCAGGCCGACAACCCGGACCCTGAGAACTACATCCCGGTGCCGATCATAGGATTCTCAGAGGTATTTGTCTAGTTTACTTATAAGATAGTATTAATATGTCTAGTTAACTTTTATGGTATTCGATGGTTATGTAGCATTTAGCATAGGTCGGTGCAACACAAAACTGTTAGTGTTGACAAAATAAGATCACTGCCTAATAACAGCTTGACTCCCCCCTTCCCCAGATAAAGTTCCGCGCGCGCTGCCAGGCGGAGCAGGCGGCGCTGCAGGCCGGCTACCTGAAGCAGGCGCGCGAGCAGCTGGACGCGCTGCGAGCCAGGCGGGCGGGGGCCGCGGCGCGCCTGGCGAGCCTGGCCGCCGCGCACCACGCCGCCCGGCACACGCTGCTGCAGGTAACTAGACGCgctgcgggcgcggggggcgggggccaCGGCGCGCCTGGCGAGCGTGGCCGCCGCGCACCACGCCGCCCGGCACACGCTGCTGCAGGTAACTAGACGCgctgcgggcgcggggggcgggggccgtGGCGCGCCTGGCGAGCCTGGCCGCCGCGCACCACGCCGCCCGGCACACGCTGCTGCAGGTAACTAGACGCgctgcgggcgcggggggcgggggccgcGGCGCGCCTGGCGAGCCTGGCCGCCGCGCACCACGCCGCCCGGCACACGCTGCTGCAGGTAACTAGACGCgctgcgggcgcggggggcgggggccgcGGCGCGCCTGGCGAGCCTGGCCGCCGCGCACCACGCCGCCCGGCACACGCTGCTGCAGGTAACTAGACGCgctgcgggcgcggggggcgggggccgcGGCGCGCCTGGCGAGCCTGGCCGCCGCGCACCACGCCGCCCGGCACACGCTGCTGCAGGTAACTAGACGCgctgcgggcgcggggggcgggggccgcGGCGCGCCTGGCGAGCCTGGCCGCCGCGCACCACGCCGCCCGGCACACGCTGCTGCAGGTACTCATGATAAGGTCATTGATGTAAGTAGGCCTCTGCGTAATAGCGCCATTAAACTGTATGGCCAGCCTTCATCGTGCAATCGCCATCGGCTATCGGAAAGTCGATAAGTCGCATGTCACGCTCGACACGCTCTTATGGCATTTGATGTATTAATACCGTAATCCGTTTCGCCGTCATGAAGTCCCGGCTGTGTTCGCCTTCTGTTCACAGCATTTTTCTTAACCACACGGCATTTTCCCCCCGAAATACCTCACAAATTATCTTGTAACTGTGTATTAAATTCCCTTCTCTCCGCCAGGTCATTGCGCAGAAGGAGGTGTCGGGGCGCGTGGGCGCGTCACTGACGGCCGAGGAGGAGGCGGCCCGCGCGCGCCTGCACGAGCTGGCAACAACCCTTGCCGCGCCGCCCGTCAACAATGTCAGTATACAACACAGTATAGTATGAACACACACAGTGATAGCGCAGGAGGAGGAGGCGGCCCGCGCGCGCCTGCACGAGCTGGCAACAACcctcgccgcgccgcccgtcAACAATGTCAGTATACAACACAGTATAGTATGAACACACACAGTGATAGCGCAGGAGGAGGAGGCGGCCCGCGCGCGCCTGCACGAGCTGGCAACAACcctcgccgcgccgcccgtcAACAATGTCAGTATACAACACAGTATAGTATGAACACACACAGTGGTAGCGCAGGAGGAGGAGGCGGCCCGCGCGCGCCTGCACGAGCTGGCAACAACcctcgccgcgccgcccgtcAACAATGTCAGTATACAACACAGTATAGTATGAACACACACAGTGGTAGCGCAGGAGGAGGAGGCGGCCCGCGCGCGCCTGCACGAGCTGGCAACAACCCTTGCCGCGCCGCCCGTCAACAATGTCAGTATACAACACAGTATAGTATGAACACACACAGTGGTAGCGCAGGAGGAGGAGGCGGCCCGCGCGCGCCTGCACGAGCTGGCAACAACcctcgccgcgccgcccgtcAACAATGTCAGTATACAACACAGTATAGTATGAACACACACAGTGATAGCGCAGGAGGAGGAGGCGGCCCGCGCGCGCCTGCACGAGCTGGCAACAACcctcgccgcgccgcccgtcAACAATGTCAGTATACAACACAGTATAGTATGAACACACACAGTGATAGCGCAGGAGGAGGAGGCGGCCCGCGCGCGCCTGCACGAGCTGGCAACAACcctcgccgcgccgcccgtcAACAATGTCAGTATACAACACAGTATAGTATGAACACACACAGTGATAGCGCAGGAGGAGGAGGCGACCCGCGCGCGTCAGTATACAATAGTATACATCTTGTTTTACATTAGCCCGTAATCCGCCAATGAAGCCAACATTGCCTACGAGCTAAGGAACGCCACAACACTTTGTCCTCAGCCTTCTTTATCCAGCAACTACCGGTTAGCTTTAAGTTCTTCGGTCCATTGGGTTGGAAGGCATGCATAATGCATATGTATCAATAAAGCAACAAAAATCAAGATGGAAATGGCAGACTGATTTAGACTATC
It encodes the following:
- the LOC105386171 gene encoding probable nucleoporin Nup54; amino-acid sequence: MSFSFGSTANTQNNSFGSAAKPSFGFGSTNTATTSQAGFSGFGATTASTSSGFSGFGANTSTAAPFGTLGAPAASSAPSLFGGGGFGTTAAKPTTGFGTSGGFGTSTFGAAAPFGGTSTFGSTAPAFGGTNTLGANTLGGNTLGANTFGGGSTFGAGSAFGSSFGAKPAATGFGGFGTGLGTTNTFGQQPQQQQQQQQAGPASAHEALVAAVFNCSVFGDERDQTLAKWNLIQAQWGTGKAYYSQTAPPLELTEQNPLCRFKAVGYTKLGARGEKDGHVALVFNQPEQSIKTNQQQLTTSLSSLLGNKPNLVVNVESVKAMSDSKTQVVIYVVDNNAGGTHVSSTELANFLSGGARAALAGAGCASVTAVTRPTPQMLAQYLQTPPHGIDMRLWKQAQADNPDPENYIPVPIIGFSEIKFRARCQAEQAALQAGYLKQAREQLDALRARRAGAAARLASLAAAHHAARHTLLQVIAQKEVSGRVGASLTAEEEAARARLHELATTLAAPPVNNGRLNELLCAVRLQRSASAGGPQERYHLDPGAQEDLKQFLVLQQRGMAHLMETARKDLAALGTIADGMAAIVRA
- the LOC105390139 gene encoding endothelial differentiation-related factor 1 homolog gives rise to the protein MSESDWDTVTILRKRPPKASALKTEQAVNAARRQGLPVDTQQKYGAGTNKQHVTTKNTAKLDRETEELKHDKVPLDLGKLIMQGRQAKGMSQKDLATKICEKPQIVNDYEAGRGIPNNVVLGKIERAIGLKLRGKERGQPLQPPGAKK